CTTGCGCTTTTGAATGCGCCCCTGTTAAATCAAAGGCTATGCCACGATAGTTTAATAATTGCAAATCTTGGCAATTTTCCGTTAATTGAATTACCTCATTAGGCATTTTTTGACGAATATAATAATCCAGTAATTTTTCTTTCGATTGTTTCTCACTTGCTGCAAGATGAGAGATAGATTTTGTTGCGTGATGAGGCTGACAACCAATGAGGATTAATCCAACCCAAAAAGGAAGTAGCATTCTTGAATTTATTGTCATTTTACCTATTTTATTTTCTTTTTTAGTCGTTTTTATAGATCTCGCAATAATTTTTTACAAACAATCGCACCTGGATAACGCTCTTTTTAGACTTCATGATAAAATTACCAATGAAGATCCTATTTCCACCATTCAAGATAAACTTAAGTTACAAGGGTTTAAACAGGAAGATCTTTTATTAACACACAAAGACGGACTCATCATTGTTAATTATAGACAAGCCTTTTTAACGCCTTTTATATCAGCATTAATGAATAAAGACTATATTGAATTAACGTCTTTCATAAGCCTCCCTGACGAAGCAATAATCAACTAAAAATTATGCAGCTGCCTTTTTTTCCATAAACGAAAGCAACGTAAGAATTTTTAAAGATAATTCTCTAAATTTACTATCAGCACCTAATTTTAGAT
Above is a window of Alphaproteobacteria bacterium DNA encoding:
- a CDS encoding pilus assembly protein, which gives rise to MRINPTQKGSSILEFIVILPILFSFLVVFIDLAIIFYKQSHLDNALFRLHDKITNEDPISTIQDKLKLQGFKQEDLLLTHKDGLIIVNYRQAFLTPFISALMNKDYIELTSFISLPDEAIIN